In Buchnera aphidicola (Aphis nasturtii), the genomic stretch TTAAAAAAAAATTAGGTAAAAAAATTCATAGTGTTTATTTATTTCAATTATTTCCTAAAGGCCCAGCAAAGCAAGCTAGTAAAATAGCTGGAATACCGAAACCTTCACAATGTTTATAAAAACTATTTAAATTGAAAATCAATTGCAATCAAAAAATTAAAACATACAACTATTATAATAGATAAATAAAATATTTGCTTAGAAAGCTTTAAATTATCCTTTGTTTTGATATTTAAATAAGATATATACAACCAATAGAAATTTAAAAGAGAAATTAAAACAAGAAAAATATAACTAAGATAACCTAACAAAGTTAATATAAAATTAAATATAATAAAACACATTATATAATAAAAGATGTGCTGTTTGGTTTTTAAAACACCTTTTACTATGGAAAAAAGACGCAAATTTGCATTTCTATAATCTTCTATATACACAATAGAAATAGCATAAAAGTGAGACATTTGCCAAAATATAAACACAATAAACAATAAAACAGCAACTAAACTAATAGTATTATTAACAGCAGTATAACCAATTAACGATGGAATTGATCCTGAAAAACTTCCAATAAAAGTAGAATATATTGATGTTCTTTTTAAGAATGTGTAAATAAAAACATAAATAATAAACCCTATTATTGAT encodes the following:
- the cyoE gene encoding heme o synthase, whose product is MLKHYLEIIKPRIILGNMVLIIGSFLFSSRFYFNFFLFISTLVGTSLIIASSCVFNNLIDIEIDSKMYRTKNRALVKKLLRPMSAYIFGIIIGFVGIFILGFLVNYLSMFLSIIGFIIYVFIYTFLKRTSIYSTFIGSFSGSIPSLIGYTAVNNTISLVAVLLFIVFIFWQMSHFYAISIVYIEDYRNANLRLFSIVKGVLKTKQHIFYYIMCFIIFNFILTLLGYLSYIFLVLISLLNFYWLYISYLNIKTKDNLKLSKQIFYLSIIIVVCFNFLIAIDFQFK